The Catellicoccus marimammalium M35/04/3 region ATATGTTAAAATTCCTTATAATTCATTATACAGAGGTTGAAAATAGTGTAAACTAAAAATACAATCTTTTAGTGATATTTAGGAATTTCAGTAAAGAAAAGAGGGAATAGTCATGAAAGTACTCGTAGTAGATGATGATAAAGAAATCGTAGAATTATTAACCATTTATTTGAAAAATGAAGGTTATGAAGTGGCACAAGCCTATAATGGAAAAGAAGCATTATTGACATTACAAAATGACAAAGATATTGCTTTAATGATTTTAGATGTGATGATGCCAAAAGTAGATGGCATGGAAGTTGTGACTACTTTACGTAAACAAAAATCAACCTTACCGATTATTATGTTGACAGCGAAAACAACGGATATGAATAAGATTCAAGGATTAATTGCTGGGGCAGATGACTATGTCACAAAACCATTTAATCCTTTAGAAGTCATGGCTCGAGTAAAATCTCTACTTCGTCGTTCTAACATGCCTACTGGACCAGAAAAAGAAGTATCTGAGGATGCTTTGATTGAAACTGGCGCTTTAACGATTAATCGTGGGTCACATGAAGTGATTACAAAATCTGGGGAAAAAGTACAATTAACCGCACTTGAATTTGGTATTTTATATTTATTAGCCAGTCATCCAAACCAAGTATTTAGTGCAGAAGAAATTTTTGAAAAAGTTTGGCAACAAGAAAATGTTGTTTCTGCGAAGACGGTGATGGTTCACGTGAGCCATTTACGTGATAAATTAGAAAAAGCCACTCATGGAGAAAAAGTAATTAAGACCGTTTGGGGAGTGGGATATAAGATTGAAGCTTAAAAAGGAACAAGAAGTCAACCCAACGAAAATTATTTTAACGAGTAAAGAGAAGAGTGAACTAATTTTTGAAGCCATCTTTACGATGTTACTTCTTTTATTAATCAACTGTTCAGTACTCATTATTTTAGGGCAAATTATTCAACGCTCACCGGCACTAGAAAATATGATTTTTGGAATTAAAGTGGTCTTTTGGGATACCTTCCAAAAACAAGCTGTTTACTCTTGGCAATCGATTTTTGTCATTGTGTGCTTATTAGTGGATATTGGAATTACCTATTGGCGAATTAAACGACGTTACAAACAATATCAACTACAACATATTTTGTCAGAGCTTCATTATATTGCCAATGGACATTATGATCATTTAGTGCATTTTGAATTGAATGGCGATTTAGGAAGTATTGTCGATAGTATCAATGGATTGGTGCGTAGTACGAAAGAAGCAATTGAAGAAGAACGTCGGATGAAAGATTCAAAAGAAGAGTTAATTACCAATATTAGTCATGATATCCGCACACCGTTAACTTCTATTATCGGTTATTTACAACTGATTGAAAATCAAGATCATCTATCAGAAGAAGAATTGAAAAAATATGTTCATATTGCATATTCTAAAGCAGAACAAATGAAAGTAATGGTGGATGATTTGTTTGAATATGCAACGATGCAACAAAATCCAAATTCACAGCTTCATTTGACCGTTTTTGATTTGAGTCAATTGATGAATCAAATTGCAGTAGATTTTCAATTACAAACCGAAAATGATGCGTTACAACTAACAACGATAAGTGAACCAGAAAATATTTGTATCGAAGCAGATCCAGATAAAATTGTGCGTATTTTTAGTAATTTATTGAGTAATGCCTTTAAATATGGTGAAGGAGCGACTAAAATTGAAATGTTGGCTCAAAAAGAACACGATCAAGTACGAATCGTTGTGCGTAATAATGGGCGAAAAATTCCTAAACACGCATTGAGTCGTTTATTTGATCGCTTTTATCGAGTAGATAGTTCACGCACTTCCCAAATTAAAGGGACAGGATTAGGATTAGCGATTGTAGAAAGTATTGTTCAATTACATCATGGAAAGATTGAAGTAACCTCTAATGATGATTGGACGAGCTTTATTATCACGCTACCTTTACAACAAAACGAAACATCAGAGAGGGGATTTTAATCTGCATGAATTCATGGAAGAAAAAAGGAATCATTGGCCTGAGTAGTCTTTTTCTTTTATTACCAAACGTTGCTTTGGCAGTAGATGAAGGAATGGGCGCTCCAGTTGTGCCAACACAAGTGACCAATACAGGAGTCGCGAACACAGGAGTAGCAACTCCAGGAGTAGAGGATGGAACAGCAGAATCCATTCAAGATTTAAAAATTCAAGCCAAAGCAGCGATTGCGGCGGATAGCAAAACAGGACAAATTTTGTATGCGCAAAATATTGATCAAGTATTGCCAATTGCTTCAATGACTAAAATGATTAGTTGTGCGGTGGTGTTAGATGCGATTCAAAATGGAGAATTGGATTGGCAAGATAAAGTGAAAATTTCTGCCCCATTAGCAAAATTAAGTACAGAACCAGATTTATCAAATGTACCTTTAAAAGCTGGAGCTTCTTATACCGTAGCAGATCTATTTTGTGCAACCATTGTGCAATCAGCTAATGCAGCGATTATGGCGTTAGCGGATCGTGTGGCAGGAAGCCAAGAAAAATTTGTTGAATTGATGAAAAGCAAGTTAAAAGACTGGGGTATTACAGATGCTAATATTGTCACAGTTTCTGGACTAAATAATAAATATTTGAAAGATTTTCGTTTAAAAGGCACAAAGGAAAATGATGAGAACGCGATGAGTGCTCGTGATATGGCCGTAGTAGCGCAACATATTGTCAATGAATATAAAGATTATATGGATGTCGCAAAAGAACCAAGTCTAACCTTTGGTGCGGATACAGAGAATCCACAAATGATGGAAAACTGGAATGAGATGTTACCTGGAAAATCTTGCTACTTAGAAGGAGTGACAGGATTAAAAACAGGGACTACAGAAAAAGCTGGGGCTTGTTTTGCAGGAAGTGCGACCCAAAAAGATTTATCGATTGTTACAGTCGTGATGAATACCGAAAATGGAATTGAAAACAAACAGGCTCGCTTTTTAGAAACCAAACGTTTGATGACTTCTGTCTTTTCTTCTTATGAAAAGAAAACAGTCATTAAAAAAGGAGAAGCTGTACCAACAATTCATGATGCTGAAGTTCAGTACGGAAAAGAAACAACCGTTCCTTTAGTGGCGAAAAAAGATGTCACTTTAGAAGTACCAAAAGGTCAAGAGGCCATTACAGTAAAAAAAGATCAAAACTTAGAATTAATTGCGCCAATTGAAAAAGGAGCCGATGCGGTTCAGTACACTGTACAGTTGAAAAAAGGTTGGGGCTATTTACAACAAAAAGACCAACCGATTCAAATGGCAGTAACGAAAACAGCTGATGAAAAAGCCAATTTCTTCACTTTACTTTTCCGTAAAGTTCGTAGTTGGTTTGCTTAGAAAAGAGAAGGAAATCCCTTCTCTTCTTTTTTTGGAAAAAGGATTGATATTTTCATGAAAATAAAGTAGAATAATAGAGAAAATAGCAATTACAGAGAGACTTTTTGAAATATTGTCCAAAAAGTCGCAAGATAAGAGGCAAAAATAGAGGAGAAGAAGAAAAATTTTCGTCTGTTTTTGGTTTTTTTTTGCTTTCAAACTATGATTTTCTTCATTTTTAAAGAAAAAGTAATATTTGTAATGTAATTGTAATATTTTACAATGGTCTAAAATTAACGATAAATAAGGGGTGAATGGTTTGGCTGGACACGTAGTGAAATATGGAAAGCACGCAGAACGTCGTAGTTTTTCTAAAATCAGTGAAGTTCTAGAATTGCCGAATTTAATTGAAATACAAACGGATTCTTATCAAGGATTTTTAGATGAAGGATTACGTGAAGTATTCGAAGATGTATTACCAATCAGTGACCATAACAACAAATTATCATTAGAGTTTGTTGGTTATGAGTTAAAAGAACCAAAGTATACGGTAGAGGAAGCAAGAACTCATGATGCAAATTACTCTGCACCGTTACATGTAACTTTGCGTTTAACAAACAAAGAAACAGGAGAAATCAAATCACAAGAAGTATTCTTTGGTGATTTCCCATTGATGACAGAAATGGGCTCTTTCATTATCAACGGAGCAGAACGTGTAATTGTTTCTCAATTAGTACGTTCTCCAGGTGTTTATTATCACGATAAAACAAATAAAAACGGAAAAGAAGGCTTTGGTACAACTGTAATTCCAAACCGTGGTGCATGGTTAGAATTAGAAACAGATGCTAAAGATATTTCTTATGTTCGTATCGACCGTACACGTAAAGTACCATTATCTGTTTTGGTACGTGCGTTAGGATTCGGTTCTGACAGTGAAATTTTAAATATTTTCGGTGAAAATGAGAGCTTACGTTTAACATTAGAAAAAGATATCCACAAAAATGCGACAGATAGTCGTACAGAAGAAGGATTAAAAGATATTTATGACCGTTTACGTCCAGGTGAACCAAAAACAGCGGAAAGTTCAAGAAACTTATTAATTTCTCGTTTCTTCGATCCAAAACGCTATGATTTAGCTCCTGTTGGACGTTATAAATTAAATAAAAAATTAAATCTAAAATCTCGCTTATTGAATTTAACATTAGCTGAAACTTTAGTAGATGAAGAAACAGGCGAAATTTTAGCAGAAAAAGGCACAGTCATTACACGCGATGTAATGAATATGTTAGAAGGATACTTAGACAATGGATTAAATACAGTAACTTACTATCCAAGTGAAGATGCAGTATTAACAGATCCAGTTCAAGTTCAAGTGGTTAAAGTCATTTCTCCACGTGATCCAGAAAAAGTAGTTCACGTAATCGGAAATGGTATGCCAGCAGAAGATATCCGCACGATTACACCAGCAGATATCTTAGCGACAATGAGTTACTTCTTTAACTTGATGGAAGGAATTGGACATACAGATGACATCGACCACTTAGGAAACCGTCGTATCCGTTCTGTCGGTGAATTATTACAAAACCAATTCCGTATTGGATTAACTCGTATGGAACGTGTGGTTCGTGAAAGAATGTCTATCCAAGACACAGAAACATTAACACCACAACAATTAATTAATATCCGTCCTGTGGTAGCAGCAGTGAAAGAATTCTTCGGTTCTTCACAATTATCACAATTCATGGACCAAACAAACCCATTAGGGGAATTAGCGCACAAACGTCGTTTATCTGCGTTAGGACCTGGTGGTTTGGCTCGTGACCGTGCCGGATATGAAGTTCGTGACGTACACTACTCTCACTATGGTCGTATGTGTCCGATTGAAACACCTGAAGGACCAAACATCGGGTTAATCAACGGATTATCTACTTATGCGAAAATTAATAAATTTGGTTTCATCGAAACTCCATACCGTCGTGTGGATCGTGTAACTCATAAAGTTACAGATGAAATTGATTACTTAACAGCAGACGAAGAAGACCAATATATTGTAGCGCAAGCGAACTCACCATTAAATGAAGATGGTACTTTCAAAGAAGACATCGTTATGGCTCGTCACCAAAGTGAAAACTTAGAAGTGAACATCAACCAAGTAGACTACATGGACGTATCTCCAAAACAAGTAGTTGCCGTAGCGACAGCATGTATTCCATTCTTAGAAAACGACGACTCTAACCGTGCGTTAATGGGATCAAACATGCAACGTCAAGCAGTACCATTGATTGATCCACATGCTCCATATGTGGGAACAGGTATGGAATATAAAGCTGCTCATGACTCAGGAGCTGCTCTATTATGTAAACATGCCGGTGTCGTAGAATATAGCGATGCAGAAGAAATCCGTGTTCGTCGTGAAGATGGCACATTAGATAAATATCATGTTTCTAAATTCCGTCGTTCAAATGCAGGAACTTGCTACAACCAACGTACATTAGTAAAAGTTGGTGAAAAAGTAGAAGTTGGCGATATTTTAGCGAACGGTCCTTCAATGGAAAACGGAGAATTAGCTTTAGGTCAAAACCCATTAGTTGCCTTCATGACATGGGAAGGATACAACTACGAAGATGCGGTTATTATGAGCCAACGCTTAGTTAAAGATGATGTTTATACTTCTATCCATATTGAAGAATATGAATCAGAAGCTCGTGATACAAAATTAGGACCAGAAGAAATTACTCGCGAAATTCCAAACGTTGGGGAAGATGCATTGAAGAACTTAGATGAACGAGGCATCATCCGCATCGGGGCAGAAGTTAAAGATGGAGACTTATTAGTTGGTAAAGTGACACCAAAAGGAGTTACTGAATTATCAGCAGAAGAACGTTTATTACATGCTATCTTTGGTGAAAAAGCACGCGAAGTTCGTGATACTTCTTTACGTGTACCACATGGTGGTGGCGGTATTGTCCATGACGTTAAAATCTTCACTCGTGAAGCAGGAGATGAATTATCTCCAGGCGTAAACATGATGGTTCGTGTTTATATCGTTCAAAAACGTAAAATCCATGAAGGGGATAAAATGGCCGGTCGTCACGGTAATAAAGGGGTTGTTTCCCGTATTATGCCAGAAGAAGATATGCCATTCTTACCAGATGGAACACCAGTAGACATCATGTTAAACCCATTAGGGGTACCATCTCGTATGAACATCGGACAAGTATTAGAATTACACTTAGGTATGGCTGCACGTAATCTTGGTATTAACGTAGCAACTCCAGTCTTTGATGGTGCAACCGATGAAGACGTATGGGAAACAGTAAAAGAAGCAGGTATGGCACGCGATGCTAAAACTGTTTTATACGATGGACGTACAGGGGAACCATTTGATAACCGTATTTCTGTCGGTGTCATGTATATGATTAAATTAGCACACATGGTTGACGATAAATTACACGCTCGTTCAACAGGTCCTTACTCATTAGTAACGCAACAACCATTGGGTGGTAAAGCTCAATTTGGTGGACAACGTTTCGGGGAAATGGAAGTTTGGGCGTTAGAAGCTTATGGTGCTGCTTATACATTACAAGAAATCTTAACTTATAAATCTGACGATGTAGTAGGTCGTGTAAATACATACGAAGCTATCGTCAAAGGAGAACAAATTCCAAAACCTGGTGTACCAGAATCCTTCCGCGTTTTAGTGAAAGAATTACAAGCATTAGGATTAGATATGCGCGTGTTAGATGCTGAAGATCAAGAAATTGATTTAAGCGAAATGGATGACGATGATGAAATGGTCACAGAAGACGCTTTAGCAAAATATGCACGCCAAAAAGCAAAAGAAGAAGCTGCAAAAGAAAACAATGAAAAATAATCATTACTGGGAGGGATAAGCTTTTGATCGACGTAAATAAATTTGAAAGCATGCAAATTGGGTTAGCATCACCAGAAAAGATTCGTGAATGGTCTTATGGTGAAGTTAAAAAACCAGAAACAATTAACTACCGTACCCTAAAACCAGAACGTGATGGTTTATTCTGCGAACGCATTTTCGGTCCTACAAAGGACTGGGAATGTGCTTGTGGTAAATATAAACGCATTCGTTATAAAGGGATCGTATGTGATCGCTGTGGTGTAGAAGTCACTCGTTCTAAAGTTCGTCGTGAACGTATGGGGCATATTGAATTAGCGGCTCCAGTTTCACACATTTGGTACTTCAAAGGAATTCCAAGCCGTATGGGATTAGTGTTAGATATGACACCACGTGCCTTAGAAGAAATTATTTATTTCGCATCTTATGTAGTTATTGATCCAGGTGAAACTACATTAGAATACAAACAATTATTAACAGAAAATGAATACCGTGCAAAACGTGAAGAGTTTGGTGACGGATTTGAAGCTATGATGGGAGCAGAAGCAGTTCAACGCTTACTAGATCAAGTCGATTTAGATGCAGAAGTAGAAGAATTAAAACAAGAATTGAAATCTGCTCAAGGTCAAAAGCGTACGAAAGCGATTCGTCGTTTAGATGTTTTAGAAGCTTTCCGTACTTCTGGTAACAAACCAAGTTGGATGGTAATGAACGTATTACCAGTAATTCCACCAGAATTACGTCCAATGGTTCAATTAGAAGGTGGACGTTTTGCGACAAGTGACTTAAATGACTTATACCGTCGTGTTATCAACCGTAATAACCGTTTGAAACGTTTATTAGAAATTGGTGCACCAAACATCATCGTTCAAAATGAAAAACGTATGTTACAAGAAGCAGTAGATGCTTTAATCGATAATGGTCGTCGTGGTCGTCCAGTAACTGGACCAGGAACACGTCCATTGAAATCATTAAGTCATATGTTGAAAGGGAAACAAGGTCGTTTCCGTCAAAACTTACTTGGTAAACGTGTCGACTACTCAGGACGTTCTGTAATCTGTGTCGGACCATTCTTAAAAATGTATCAATGTGGTTTGCCAAAAGAAATGGCATTAGAATTATTCAAACCATTTGTGATGCATGAATTAGTAAAACGTGAATTAGCCAATAATATTAAAAATGCAAAACGCAAAGTAGAACGCATGGATGAATGTGTATGGGATGTTTTAGAAGATGTGATTCGTGAACACCCAGTACTATTAAACCGCGCCCCTACATTGCACCGTTTAGGAATCCAAGCCTTTGAACCAATCATTGTTGAAGGTCGTGCGATTCGTTTGCACCCATTAGCCTGTGAAGCGTTCAATGCCGACTTCGATGGAGACCAAATGGCGGTACACGTACCATTAAGTGAAGAAGCACAAGCGGAAGCTCGCTTATTAATGTTAGCGGCCCAAAACATCTTGAATCCAAAAGATGGAAAACCAGTCGTTACTCCATCTCAGGATATGGTATTAGGAAACTACTACTTAACAATGGAAGAAGCTGGCCGTGAAGGGGAAGGTATGGTCTTCCGTAACATGGATGAAGCGGTAATGGCATGGCAAAATGGATACGTACATTTACATACACGTATCGGTTTGAAAACAAATGATGAAACCTTAGCTGGTAAACCATTTACTGATTGGCAAAGAGATCGTATTATGGTAACTACTGTTGGTAAAGTCATTTTCAATAGCATTATGCCAGAAGAATTTCCTTACTTAAATGAACCTACAGAAGAAAACTTAACAGAAAAAACTCCAGATAAGTACTTCGTAGAAAAAGGGGAAGACATTAAAGCTTTCATCGAAAAACAACCATTAGTACAACCATTCAAGAAGAAAAATCTTGGAAGCATCATTGCTGAAGTATTCAAACGTTTCCGCGTAACAGAAACTTCAATGATGTTAGACCGTATGAAAGATTTAGGATATCATCATTCTACTTTAGCTGGAATTACTGTTGGGGTAGCTGATATCAACGTTGCCGATGATAAAGCACAAATTATTGAAGAATCTCACCAACAAGTAGAAAATATTACTCGTTTATTCCGTCGTGGTTTAATTACAGATGATGAACGTTATGAACGTGTTATTGGAGTTTGGAATGAAGCTAAAGATCGCATCCAACAAAAACTGATGGAAGCATTAGGTAGCGAAAACCCAATTTACATGATGAGTGACTCAGGTGCCCGTGGTAACATCTCTAACTTTACACAGTTAGCCGGAATGCGTGGTTTGATGGCTGCGCCTAACGGACGTATCATGGAATTACCAATCATCTCTAACTTCCGTGAAGGACTTTCTGTCTTAGAAATGTTCATCTCTACTCACGGAGCTCGTAAAGGAATGACCGATACAGCCTTGAAGACTGCCGATTCAGGTTACTTAACACGTCGTTTAGTAGACGTAGCTCAAGACGTAATCATTCGTGAAGATGATTGTGGTACAGACCGTGGATTAGAAATTACAGCGATTAAAGAAGGTAACGAAGTAATCGAATCTTTAGAAGATCGTTTAATTGGTCGTTACACTCGTAAATCTGTCTTCCACCCAGAAACAGGAGAAGTTATCATCGGTGCCGATGAATTAATCTCTGAAGATAAAGCAGCAGAAATTGTTGCTGCAGGTGTTGAAAAAGTAACAATCCGTTCTGTATTCACATGTAATACAAAACACGGTGTATGTAAACATTGTTACGGACGCAACTTAGCTACAGGTTCAAGTGTTGAAGTCGGAGAAGCAGTAGGTACAATCGCTGCGCAATCTATCGGTGAACCAGGTACTCAGTTAACCATGCGTACATTCCACACTGGTGGGGTTGCCGGAGACGATATCACTCAAGGGTTACCACGTATTCAAGAAATCTTTGAAGCACGTAATCCTAAAGGGGAAGCTACAATCACAGAAGTAACAGGTGAAGTAGTAGAAATTACAGAAGATAAAGCGAGTCATACTCGTGAAATTACTATCCAAGGTCAAGGTAATGATGTTCGTACTTATACTGTTCCTTACAACTCAAGAATGAAAGTAGAAGTAGGACAACATATTCACCGTGGTGAACCATTGACAGAAGGTTCTATTGAACCAAAACACTTATTACAAGTTACTGATGTATTAACTGTTGAAAATTACTTATTACGTGAAGTACAAAAAGTATACCGTATGCAAGGGGTAGAAATTGGTGACAAACACGTAGAGGTAATGGTTCGTCAAATGTTACGTAAAGTTCGTGTCATGGATCCAGGAGATTCAGATATCTTACCAGGAACATTAATGGATATTTCTGACTTTAAAGAACGTAATGAAAAAACATTATTATCTGGTGGATACCCAGCAACAGCACGTCCAGTATTACTTGGTATTACAAAAGCATCCTTAG contains the following coding sequences:
- a CDS encoding response regulator transcription factor, whose protein sequence is MKVLVVDDDKEIVELLTIYLKNEGYEVAQAYNGKEALLTLQNDKDIALMILDVMMPKVDGMEVVTTLRKQKSTLPIIMLTAKTTDMNKIQGLIAGADDYVTKPFNPLEVMARVKSLLRRSNMPTGPEKEVSEDALIETGALTINRGSHEVITKSGEKVQLTALEFGILYLLASHPNQVFSAEEIFEKVWQQENVVSAKTVMVHVSHLRDKLEKATHGEKVIKTVWGVGYKIEA
- a CDS encoding sensor histidine kinase, which codes for MLLLLLINCSVLIILGQIIQRSPALENMIFGIKVVFWDTFQKQAVYSWQSIFVIVCLLVDIGITYWRIKRRYKQYQLQHILSELHYIANGHYDHLVHFELNGDLGSIVDSINGLVRSTKEAIEEERRMKDSKEELITNISHDIRTPLTSIIGYLQLIENQDHLSEEELKKYVHIAYSKAEQMKVMVDDLFEYATMQQNPNSQLHLTVFDLSQLMNQIAVDFQLQTENDALQLTTISEPENICIEADPDKIVRIFSNLLSNAFKYGEGATKIEMLAQKEHDQVRIVVRNNGRKIPKHALSRLFDRFYRVDSSRTSQIKGTGLGLAIVESIVQLHHGKIEVTSNDDWTSFIITLPLQQNETSERGF
- a CDS encoding serine hydrolase; this translates as MNSWKKKGIIGLSSLFLLLPNVALAVDEGMGAPVVPTQVTNTGVANTGVATPGVEDGTAESIQDLKIQAKAAIAADSKTGQILYAQNIDQVLPIASMTKMISCAVVLDAIQNGELDWQDKVKISAPLAKLSTEPDLSNVPLKAGASYTVADLFCATIVQSANAAIMALADRVAGSQEKFVELMKSKLKDWGITDANIVTVSGLNNKYLKDFRLKGTKENDENAMSARDMAVVAQHIVNEYKDYMDVAKEPSLTFGADTENPQMMENWNEMLPGKSCYLEGVTGLKTGTTEKAGACFAGSATQKDLSIVTVVMNTENGIENKQARFLETKRLMTSVFSSYEKKTVIKKGEAVPTIHDAEVQYGKETTVPLVAKKDVTLEVPKGQEAITVKKDQNLELIAPIEKGADAVQYTVQLKKGWGYLQQKDQPIQMAVTKTADEKANFFTLLFRKVRSWFA
- the rpoB gene encoding DNA-directed RNA polymerase subunit beta; amino-acid sequence: MAGHVVKYGKHAERRSFSKISEVLELPNLIEIQTDSYQGFLDEGLREVFEDVLPISDHNNKLSLEFVGYELKEPKYTVEEARTHDANYSAPLHVTLRLTNKETGEIKSQEVFFGDFPLMTEMGSFIINGAERVIVSQLVRSPGVYYHDKTNKNGKEGFGTTVIPNRGAWLELETDAKDISYVRIDRTRKVPLSVLVRALGFGSDSEILNIFGENESLRLTLEKDIHKNATDSRTEEGLKDIYDRLRPGEPKTAESSRNLLISRFFDPKRYDLAPVGRYKLNKKLNLKSRLLNLTLAETLVDEETGEILAEKGTVITRDVMNMLEGYLDNGLNTVTYYPSEDAVLTDPVQVQVVKVISPRDPEKVVHVIGNGMPAEDIRTITPADILATMSYFFNLMEGIGHTDDIDHLGNRRIRSVGELLQNQFRIGLTRMERVVRERMSIQDTETLTPQQLINIRPVVAAVKEFFGSSQLSQFMDQTNPLGELAHKRRLSALGPGGLARDRAGYEVRDVHYSHYGRMCPIETPEGPNIGLINGLSTYAKINKFGFIETPYRRVDRVTHKVTDEIDYLTADEEDQYIVAQANSPLNEDGTFKEDIVMARHQSENLEVNINQVDYMDVSPKQVVAVATACIPFLENDDSNRALMGSNMQRQAVPLIDPHAPYVGTGMEYKAAHDSGAALLCKHAGVVEYSDAEEIRVRREDGTLDKYHVSKFRRSNAGTCYNQRTLVKVGEKVEVGDILANGPSMENGELALGQNPLVAFMTWEGYNYEDAVIMSQRLVKDDVYTSIHIEEYESEARDTKLGPEEITREIPNVGEDALKNLDERGIIRIGAEVKDGDLLVGKVTPKGVTELSAEERLLHAIFGEKAREVRDTSLRVPHGGGGIVHDVKIFTREAGDELSPGVNMMVRVYIVQKRKIHEGDKMAGRHGNKGVVSRIMPEEDMPFLPDGTPVDIMLNPLGVPSRMNIGQVLELHLGMAARNLGINVATPVFDGATDEDVWETVKEAGMARDAKTVLYDGRTGEPFDNRISVGVMYMIKLAHMVDDKLHARSTGPYSLVTQQPLGGKAQFGGQRFGEMEVWALEAYGAAYTLQEILTYKSDDVVGRVNTYEAIVKGEQIPKPGVPESFRVLVKELQALGLDMRVLDAEDQEIDLSEMDDDDEMVTEDALAKYARQKAKEEAAKENNEK
- the rpoC gene encoding DNA-directed RNA polymerase subunit beta' — protein: MIDVNKFESMQIGLASPEKIREWSYGEVKKPETINYRTLKPERDGLFCERIFGPTKDWECACGKYKRIRYKGIVCDRCGVEVTRSKVRRERMGHIELAAPVSHIWYFKGIPSRMGLVLDMTPRALEEIIYFASYVVIDPGETTLEYKQLLTENEYRAKREEFGDGFEAMMGAEAVQRLLDQVDLDAEVEELKQELKSAQGQKRTKAIRRLDVLEAFRTSGNKPSWMVMNVLPVIPPELRPMVQLEGGRFATSDLNDLYRRVINRNNRLKRLLEIGAPNIIVQNEKRMLQEAVDALIDNGRRGRPVTGPGTRPLKSLSHMLKGKQGRFRQNLLGKRVDYSGRSVICVGPFLKMYQCGLPKEMALELFKPFVMHELVKRELANNIKNAKRKVERMDECVWDVLEDVIREHPVLLNRAPTLHRLGIQAFEPIIVEGRAIRLHPLACEAFNADFDGDQMAVHVPLSEEAQAEARLLMLAAQNILNPKDGKPVVTPSQDMVLGNYYLTMEEAGREGEGMVFRNMDEAVMAWQNGYVHLHTRIGLKTNDETLAGKPFTDWQRDRIMVTTVGKVIFNSIMPEEFPYLNEPTEENLTEKTPDKYFVEKGEDIKAFIEKQPLVQPFKKKNLGSIIAEVFKRFRVTETSMMLDRMKDLGYHHSTLAGITVGVADINVADDKAQIIEESHQQVENITRLFRRGLITDDERYERVIGVWNEAKDRIQQKLMEALGSENPIYMMSDSGARGNISNFTQLAGMRGLMAAPNGRIMELPIISNFREGLSVLEMFISTHGARKGMTDTALKTADSGYLTRRLVDVAQDVIIREDDCGTDRGLEITAIKEGNEVIESLEDRLIGRYTRKSVFHPETGEVIIGADELISEDKAAEIVAAGVEKVTIRSVFTCNTKHGVCKHCYGRNLATGSSVEVGEAVGTIAAQSIGEPGTQLTMRTFHTGGVAGDDITQGLPRIQEIFEARNPKGEATITEVTGEVVEITEDKASHTREITIQGQGNDVRTYTVPYNSRMKVEVGQHIHRGEPLTEGSIEPKHLLQVTDVLTVENYLLREVQKVYRMQGVEIGDKHVEVMVRQMLRKVRVMDPGDSDILPGTLMDISDFKERNEKTLLSGGYPATARPVLLGITKASLETNSFLSAASFQETTRVLTDAAIRGKKDPLLGLKENVIIGKIIPAGTGMPRYRNMEPKEIGVDSENVYSINDIEAQMAADGILDMEYQFDDED